In one Silene latifolia isolate original U9 population chromosome 10, ASM4854445v1, whole genome shotgun sequence genomic region, the following are encoded:
- the LOC141605512 gene encoding non-functional pseudokinase ZED1-like isoform X2: protein MKLTDIFQILLSNCKLQQPQGRDIYRFRGNEENFIKNGETLLEERISLFDGKTNSIRCFSVDDLNSMNVNIYYISASINNKSCRGVWNGKSVLVKIYCIDFHYNNEVTLACACREIAVAIQMGTHRNAHRLLGYCLHTNHPVLVYEWEEKGNLMDRITNYKKGKSNETLEWKDRLRIAWEIAHAVAYLHTAFRRPIIHRGLIPGNVYLDQDNSARLSDFGLSISIPEGKKHVDDMVIGDVPIVPIFNEAVLI, encoded by the exons ATGAAACTAACGGACATCTTTCAAATCTTGTTGAGTAATTGTAAGCTCCAGCAGCCACAG GGAAGAGACATTTATCGATTCAGGGGAAATGAagaaaattttattaaaaatggGGAAACACTACTTGAGGAGAGGATTTCCTTGTTTGATGGCAAGACCAACTCCATCCGCTGCTTCTCAGTTGACGATCTCAACTCTATGAATGTAAACATATATTATATATCGGCCTCCATCAATAATAAGAGTTGCAGAGGCGTTTGGAATGGGAAATCGGTCCTGGTTAAGATATATTGTATTGATTTCCATTATAATAATGAAGTCACGTTAGCGTGTGCGTGTCGTGAAATTGCCGTCGCCATACAAATGGGTACTCATAGGAATGCCCATAGGCTTCTAGGGTACTGTCTCCACACAAACCATCCTGTTCTGGTTTATGAGTGGGAAGAAAAGGGAAACCTTATGGATCGGATAACTAATTACAAGAAGGGGAAAAGCAATGAGACACTAGAGTGGAAGGACAGGCTAAGAATTGCGTGGGAGATTGCTCATGCAGTTGCCTATCTGCACACTGCCTTTCGCCGACCTATTATACACAGAGGATTGATACCTGGAAATGTCTACTTAGACCAAGATAATTCTGCCAGATTATCAGACTTTGGCTTATCTATTTCAATTCCAGAGGGTAAAAAACATGTCGATGATATGGTAATAGGG GATGTTCCCATCGTTCCTATATTCAACGAAGCCGTTTTGATTTAG
- the LOC141605512 gene encoding non-functional pseudokinase ZED1-like isoform X1: MKLTDIFQILLSNCKLQQPQGRDIYRFRGNEENFIKNGETLLEERISLFDGKTNSIRCFSVDDLNSMNVNIYYISASINNKSCRGVWNGKSVLVKIYCIDFHYNNEVTLACACREIAVAIQMGTHRNAHRLLGYCLHTNHPVLVYEWEEKGNLMDRITNYKKGKSNETLEWKDRLRIAWEIAHAVAYLHTAFRRPIIHRGLIPGNVYLDQDNSARLSDFGLSISIPEGKKHVDDMVIGVSNYFIAPEYLRSGRVTKSLDVFAFDGILLFLLTGCSHRSYIQRSRFDLVEWVSECREVKCLDDVVDPTINKNGPVADEHFDRQLKALVELALSCLANDQESRPTMVDVATQLKNIITPSSSF, from the exons ATGAAACTAACGGACATCTTTCAAATCTTGTTGAGTAATTGTAAGCTCCAGCAGCCACAG GGAAGAGACATTTATCGATTCAGGGGAAATGAagaaaattttattaaaaatggGGAAACACTACTTGAGGAGAGGATTTCCTTGTTTGATGGCAAGACCAACTCCATCCGCTGCTTCTCAGTTGACGATCTCAACTCTATGAATGTAAACATATATTATATATCGGCCTCCATCAATAATAAGAGTTGCAGAGGCGTTTGGAATGGGAAATCGGTCCTGGTTAAGATATATTGTATTGATTTCCATTATAATAATGAAGTCACGTTAGCGTGTGCGTGTCGTGAAATTGCCGTCGCCATACAAATGGGTACTCATAGGAATGCCCATAGGCTTCTAGGGTACTGTCTCCACACAAACCATCCTGTTCTGGTTTATGAGTGGGAAGAAAAGGGAAACCTTATGGATCGGATAACTAATTACAAGAAGGGGAAAAGCAATGAGACACTAGAGTGGAAGGACAGGCTAAGAATTGCGTGGGAGATTGCTCATGCAGTTGCCTATCTGCACACTGCCTTTCGCCGACCTATTATACACAGAGGATTGATACCTGGAAATGTCTACTTAGACCAAGATAATTCTGCCAGATTATCAGACTTTGGCTTATCTATTTCAATTCCAGAGGGTAAAAAACATGTCGATGATATGGTAATAGGGGTAAGCAACTACTTTATTGCACCTGAATATTTGAGATCTGGCAGGGTGACCAAGAGTTTAGATGTGTTTGCTTTTGATGGAattcttctttttctcttgacaGGATGTTCCCATCGTTCCTATATTCAACGAAGCCGTTTTGATTTAGTAGAATGGGTGAGTGAATGTCGTGAAGTTAAGTGCCTCGATGATGTTGTAGATCCAACAATCAATAAAAATGGACCAGTTGCAGATGAGCACTTTGACCGCCAATTGAAAGCATTAGTGGAGCTCGCCCTCAGCTGCTTAGCTAACGACCAAGAAAGTAGGCCAACGATGGTGGACGTAGCTACTCAACTCAAGAATATCATCACACCATCCAGCTCCTTTTAG
- the LOC141607461 gene encoding uncharacterized protein LOC141607461, with protein sequence MGVLQVRLITHLFFADDSVFFFKDKGDTVTRLVQLIKDYCEASGQRLNVDKSGILFSLSTTLVKAQRIMKAFNIRKNNGIGKYLGIPAEFKESKQGIFNALIDHVTRRISSWNGIFHSPAGRLTLISSVLSNLSNYFLSVFKVPDLQTKAFWDSSSTTGYDTYQGYWMFVRNLLQPDGSWNKDFIEGMFTEEWVARIIAIPKCEMRMGDRVYWPRTTSGIYTVKSGYGLIFEEHMINAGTVKDNGRLNDRGRLFCRKMLWKLPVPQMWKILIWKIITNVIPTGQEFSKRNIEVDFFCGMCKGDQRVMETSEHLFRDCGFSSRIWAGSFLGIRVEGARGTPISDWIYDWMHYLSKREEGMCQVIHFVAVLWGLWTLRNRIKFQDQVVHSHLITNMFYNVVGERAQILCNDLASKQTRSDRRIEEEGSSQRELMAIRNGNPVHILGQPAGCAVIRVKVDASWARTFDAAFGWVAYDDTGQELGRRQVRTRAESPLQAEALGVRDIVEWAREERIYHLDISSDCLQLINQIAEVDRDSHMIEGILEDIRGAFSFFHCLCFSFLPRHLNGLAHSLAKQAIKL encoded by the exons atgggggtgttacaggttcgGCTAATTACACATCTTTTCTTTGCGGATGATTCGGTTTTCTTCTTCAAGGATAAAGGGGATACGGTGACCCGCTTGGTGCAACTCATCAAGGATTATTGTGAAGCGTCTGGTCAAAGGTTAAATGTGGATAAATCAGGGATACTCTTCAGCCTGAGTACTACCCTGGTTAAAGCGCAAAGAATTATGAAAGCCTTCAATATCAGGAAGAACAATGGTATTGGGAAATATCTGGGTATCCCGGCGGAATTTAAAGAATCAAAACAGGGCATCTTCAATGCACTTATTGATCATGTCACCAGACGCATCTCTTCGTGGAATGGGATTTTTCACTCACCAGCAGGACGCCTTACTCTGATTTCATCGGTTCTATCCAATCTCTcaaattactttctatcggtctTCAAAGTTCCG GATCTTCAGACAAAAGCTTTTTGGGACTCAAGTAGTACTACAGGGTATGACACCTATCAGGGGTACTGGATGTTC GTTAGGAACCTTCTCCAACCTGATGGTAGCTGGAATAAAGACTTCATAGAGGGCATGTTCACGGAGGAATGGGTTGCACGGATCATTGCTATACCGAAGTGTGAAATGCGAATGGGTGATAGGGTCTACTGGCCACGCACAACGTCGGGCATTTACACGGTAAAGAGTGGGTATGGTCTCATCTTCGAAGAACATATGATTAATGCTGGTACTGTAAAGGATAACGGTAGACTAAATGATCGAGGTCGGCTTTTTTGTCGAAAAATGTTATGGAAATTACCAGTGCCACAAATGTGGAAAATTCTTATATGGAAAATTATTACCAATGTGATACCGACTGGGCAAGAGTTTTCCAAGCGAAATATTGAAGTGGACTTCTTCTGTGGTATGTGTAAGGGGGACCAACGAGTCATGGAAACCTCTGAGCATCTCTTTAGGGATTGTGGTTTTTCAAGTAGAATCTGGGCAGGCTCGTTCCTAGGCATACGAGTAGAGGGTGCTAGAGGCACTCCCATATCTGATTGGATTTATGACTGGATGCATTATTTGAGCAAACGAGAGGAGGGGATGTGCCAGGTGATACATTTTGTGGCTGTCTTGTGGGGTCTGTGGACTTTGAGAAATAGAATAAAATTCCAGGATCAGGTTGTGCACTCGCATTTGATCACGAATATGTTCTATAATGTCGTTGGGGAGAGAGCGCAAATCTTGTGCAATGATCTGGCTTCAAAACAGACTCGGAGTGACAGGCGAATTGAGGAAGAGGGATCGTCCCAAAGGGAACTTATGGCTATTCGCAATGGCAATCCTGTGCACATTCTAGGTCAGCCGGCTGGATGTGCTGTGATACGAGTAAAAGTGGATGCTAGTTGGGCCCGGACCTTTGATGCGGCCTTCGGGTGGGTTGCGTATGATGATACGGGACAGGAACTGGGTCGAAGGCAAGTGCGCACCAGGGCAGAATCACCGCTGCAGGCTGAAGCGTTGGGCGTCCGTGATATCGTGGAATGGGCACGAGAGGAGCGGATTTATCATCTGGACATCTCATCGGATTGCTTGCAACTTATCAATCAAATAGCAGAGGTTGACAGGGATAGCCATATGATTGAAGGGATCTTGGAGGACATTCGGGGCGCTTTTAGCTTTTTTCATTGTTTATGCTTTAGTTTTCTTCCGAGACATTTAAATGGCCTCGCGCATAGCTTAGCTAAGCAGGCCATTAAACTGTGA